In one bacterium genomic region, the following are encoded:
- a CDS encoding PEP-CTERM sorting domain-containing protein, translated as MPTRLACLLTLTLCCAGAAHAVSLYDWSTVGKVISLGDPSGDTASPANDIVAIWWGRDNTAIYLRMDLAAVPSTTTEYSYGIYADLRPTYGSPANYARVPDELSGIDYYVSATFNSGVLVGEYHQWNNGGLFFEYVFPPGYCQATENGGTTIEWKIPITYEGGDYPFWGAVVQLTGSPVDTVTLDLTDTAHTPEPATLALLGLGLGGLALRRRRR; from the coding sequence GTGCCCACACGTCTGGCCTGCCTGCTGACCCTCACCCTCTGCTGCGCTGGTGCCGCCCACGCCGTCTCCCTGTACGACTGGAGCACCGTCGGCAAGGTCATCAGCCTGGGCGACCCCTCCGGCGACACCGCCTCCCCCGCCAATGACATCGTCGCCATCTGGTGGGGACGTGACAACACCGCCATCTACCTGCGCATGGACCTGGCCGCCGTCCCCTCCACCACCACCGAGTACTCGTATGGCATCTACGCCGACCTGCGCCCCACGTACGGCTCGCCCGCCAACTACGCCCGTGTGCCCGACGAGCTGTCGGGCATTGACTACTATGTCAGCGCCACCTTCAACAGCGGCGTGCTGGTCGGTGAGTACCACCAGTGGAACAACGGGGGCCTGTTCTTCGAGTACGTCTTCCCACCGGGCTACTGCCAGGCCACCGAGAACGGTGGCACCACCATCGAGTGGAAGATCCCCATCACCTACGAGGGCGGCGACTATCCCTTCTGGGGCGCCGTCGTGCAGCTCACCGGCAGTCCGGTGGATACCGTGACCCTCGACCTCACCGACACCGCCCATACCCCCGAGCCGGCGACCCTGGCCCTCCTCGGTCTGGGCCTCGGTGGGCTGGCGCTCCGGCGTCGCCGTCGGTAG
- a CDS encoding Gfo/Idh/MocA family oxidoreductase, which yields MSYKCAFLGCGPRAAGHAEAYDLITRGARVACCDMNEERLNAFAERFSIPNRYTDLQTMLDREQPDVVHLVTRPDLRVSLMTELAGAGVPGVIVEKPVCIGADDYKALRQLEATSRTRFAVNHQLRHHPMIVQMLQEVADGVYGEVRFIDASAVLPMSGQGVHVLDLMFAFNSYAPAQTVFGASSGYTDLGCAHPAPKTAESLITFTNGVRAALQAGEGAPIFEEGPAHAHKRIAVYGTRGFLHWRMYGWEKSLPDGTVEQGKKDYREEDVPGQAGLTNAMFDWLEDAGQPSPTNLATSLDEWLVILAGYLSTVEARPVDLPFDPPDDLLDQFKRFVGAQ from the coding sequence ATGAGCTACAAGTGCGCCTTCCTGGGCTGCGGCCCGCGTGCCGCCGGTCATGCCGAAGCCTACGACCTCATCACCCGCGGCGCTCGCGTCGCCTGCTGCGACATGAATGAGGAACGCCTCAACGCCTTCGCCGAGCGCTTCTCCATCCCGAACCGCTACACCGATCTGCAGACGATGCTCGACCGCGAGCAGCCGGACGTGGTGCACCTGGTCACCCGGCCTGACCTGCGCGTCAGCCTCATGACCGAGCTGGCCGGCGCGGGCGTCCCGGGCGTCATCGTCGAGAAGCCCGTCTGCATCGGCGCCGACGACTACAAGGCCCTGCGGCAGCTCGAAGCCACCAGCCGCACCCGGTTCGCCGTCAACCACCAGTTGCGCCACCACCCGATGATCGTGCAGATGCTGCAGGAGGTCGCCGACGGCGTCTATGGCGAGGTCCGCTTCATTGACGCCTCGGCCGTCCTCCCCATGTCCGGCCAGGGCGTGCACGTCCTGGACCTGATGTTCGCCTTCAACAGCTACGCCCCGGCCCAGACCGTGTTCGGCGCTTCCTCGGGCTATACCGACCTCGGCTGCGCCCACCCGGCGCCGAAGACTGCCGAGTCACTGATCACCTTCACCAACGGCGTCCGCGCGGCGCTGCAGGCCGGTGAGGGCGCCCCGATCTTCGAGGAGGGCCCCGCCCACGCTCACAAGCGCATCGCGGTCTACGGCACCAGGGGCTTCCTGCACTGGCGCATGTACGGGTGGGAGAAGTCCCTGCCCGATGGCACCGTGGAGCAGGGCAAGAAGGACTACCGCGAAGAGGACGTGCCCGGCCAGGCCGGCCTGACCAACGCCATGTTCGACTGGCTCGAAGACGCCGGCCAGCCCAGCCCGACCAACCTGGCCACCTCGCTGGACGAGTGGCTGGTCATCCTCGCCGGCTATCTGAGCACCGTTGAAGCCCGGCCGGTGGACCTGCCCTTCGACCCGCCGGATGACCTGCTCGACCAGTTCAAGCGCTTCGTCGGCGCACAGTAG
- a CDS encoding metallophosphoesterase, whose protein sequence is MTPILNFVAIADAHTQAGNLKHLPRIVDQILALPDPPDFVVSLGDNIYGRPEQDTPADLRLYHRQIQRLPCPHAYVIGNHEAEPVELFGQLGWDELLGTWGMPGRWYSFDCRGVHCVVLDSWIGLLQPDQADTLGRQVAWLRDDLARAEGPVLAFTHEAIGFQQADLPEWVETNNGWFWPPANVLEQVLHDHADRLLGVFEGHKHKCLWKRRGGVTYHLIAPAYQHDGQCAQVFVGERGQWRVQACPDRGPAEDHSRQLTYDSDP, encoded by the coding sequence ATGACCCCGATCCTGAACTTCGTCGCCATCGCCGACGCCCACACCCAGGCCGGCAACCTCAAGCACCTCCCGCGGATCGTGGACCAGATCCTGGCCCTGCCCGACCCGCCGGACTTCGTCGTCTCCCTGGGCGACAACATCTACGGTCGCCCCGAACAGGACACCCCGGCCGACCTGCGCTTGTACCATCGGCAGATCCAGCGCCTGCCCTGCCCGCACGCCTACGTCATCGGCAACCATGAGGCCGAGCCGGTGGAGCTGTTCGGGCAGCTAGGCTGGGACGAACTGCTGGGGACCTGGGGGATGCCCGGCCGCTGGTACAGCTTCGACTGCCGCGGGGTGCACTGCGTGGTGCTGGACTCGTGGATCGGCCTATTGCAGCCCGACCAGGCCGACACGCTCGGCCGCCAGGTCGCATGGCTGCGCGATGACCTGGCCCGCGCCGAGGGCCCCGTCCTGGCGTTCACTCACGAGGCCATCGGCTTCCAGCAGGCGGACCTGCCCGAGTGGGTCGAGACGAACAATGGCTGGTTCTGGCCGCCGGCCAACGTACTGGAGCAGGTGCTGCACGACCACGCTGACCGGCTCCTCGGCGTCTTCGAGGGCCACAAGCACAAGTGCCTGTGGAAGCGCCGCGGTGGCGTCACGTACCACCTGATCGCCCCGGCCTACCAGCACGACGGCCAGTGCGCGCAGGTGTTCGTGGGGGAGAGGGGACAGTGGCGGGTGCAGGCGTGCCCCGACCGCGGCCCGGCCGAGGATCACAGCCGACAGTTGACGTACGACTCAGACCCGTGA
- a CDS encoding DUF4139 domain-containing protein, giving the protein MRLAMSVLAVSLAAFVAAQPADLGATLPASAPSILFTRSAGAHAVQELPVQLERGENRLLVDAASLETDPSTIRVRLLEPADKARLTATTIGPQPGQVVAAISADEPVRARLRLSYEITTLQAEVSYSLTLDPKRQQLALQADLTVRNNGKRDLRQAQATLAQGQQTTLSLRVGETVQRQLLTVPDLPYTISYLYDNGRFKDTVRTLLTIPAEARAKTPLPAGKARLYAPDAGGGRTLVAEAAMAYAPAGEKVELDLGAAPELAVLRTRLRSDQVNVRTDVYHKLALFDLDEEYELELSNRRPGPVTLVVRERVPGDWQLVKSSQQPEQTDSGTLEWTIRLNAGAKEKLTYSVKRLNVEP; this is encoded by the coding sequence ATGCGTCTGGCCATGTCCGTGCTTGCCGTTAGTCTTGCGGCGTTTGTGGCGGCCCAGCCCGCCGACCTGGGAGCGACTCTGCCGGCGTCCGCGCCGAGCATCCTGTTCACCCGCAGCGCCGGGGCCCATGCCGTCCAGGAGTTGCCCGTGCAACTCGAGCGGGGCGAGAACCGCCTGCTCGTGGATGCCGCTTCGCTGGAGACCGACCCGAGCACGATCCGGGTGCGTCTCCTGGAGCCGGCCGACAAGGCCCGCCTGACAGCAACGACCATCGGGCCGCAGCCCGGGCAGGTCGTGGCGGCCATCAGCGCCGATGAGCCGGTGCGCGCCCGCCTCCGCCTCAGCTATGAGATCACGACTCTGCAGGCCGAGGTCAGCTATAGTCTGACGCTGGACCCGAAGCGCCAGCAACTCGCCCTGCAGGCTGACCTGACGGTTCGCAACAACGGCAAGCGGGACCTGCGCCAGGCGCAGGCGACGCTGGCGCAGGGCCAACAGACGACGCTGAGCCTGCGCGTGGGTGAGACGGTCCAGCGGCAGCTCCTGACGGTGCCTGACCTGCCATACACGATCAGCTACCTGTATGACAACGGGCGCTTCAAGGACACGGTGCGGACGCTGCTGACCATCCCGGCCGAGGCGCGGGCCAAGACGCCGCTGCCCGCCGGCAAGGCGCGCCTGTACGCTCCGGACGCCGGCGGCGGACGCACGCTGGTGGCCGAGGCCGCGATGGCCTATGCCCCGGCAGGGGAGAAGGTCGAACTGGACCTGGGGGCGGCGCCGGAGCTGGCCGTGCTGCGGACGCGCCTGCGCAGCGACCAGGTCAATGTGCGCACCGACGTGTACCACAAGCTGGCGCTCTTTGACCTGGACGAGGAGTACGAGCTGGAGCTGAGCAATCGCCGACCGGGGCCGGTGACGCTGGTGGTGCGGGAACGCGTGCCGGGCGACTGGCAACTCGTGAAGAGCTCGCAGCAGCCCGAGCAGACCGACAGCGGCACGCTGGAGTGGACCATCCGGCTGAACGCGGGCGCCAAAGAGAAGCTGACCTACTCGGTCAAGCGGCTCAACGTGGAGCCGTAG
- a CDS encoding PIG-L family deacetylase, translating to MTSKRDALAGAAAQADDTERPLSVLVFGAHPDDCDLRFGGAAMLYRRHGCAVRFVSVTNGDTGHFSMGGGPLARRRHAEAQASAAIADIRYDVLDIHNGELEANVPTRKLVIQIMREARADLVLCHRANDYHPDHRAVGVLVQDAAYTVTVPNVAPLTEPLTRPPVVGYLFDGFTDPTPYVPTVAIDTDEVMERKIDMVHCHVSQMYEWLPYNGGVLDQVPESDAERRAMTARNMHARFGHTADAARETLLRCYGPARGAQVKTAETIMISQYGRGLSEADWPRYFPFFPPREP from the coding sequence ATGACCAGCAAGCGAGACGCCCTGGCCGGCGCCGCCGCGCAGGCTGACGACACTGAACGCCCCCTCAGCGTCCTTGTCTTCGGCGCCCATCCCGACGACTGCGACCTGCGCTTTGGCGGCGCGGCGATGCTGTACCGCCGCCACGGCTGCGCCGTTCGCTTCGTCTCGGTGACCAATGGCGACACGGGCCACTTCTCCATGGGCGGCGGACCGCTGGCGCGCCGCCGCCACGCCGAGGCCCAGGCCTCCGCCGCCATCGCCGACATCCGCTACGACGTGCTGGACATCCACAATGGCGAGTTGGAGGCCAACGTCCCCACCCGCAAGCTGGTCATCCAGATCATGCGCGAGGCGCGGGCCGACCTGGTGCTATGCCACCGCGCCAACGACTACCACCCCGACCACCGCGCCGTCGGGGTGCTGGTGCAGGACGCGGCCTACACCGTCACCGTGCCCAACGTGGCGCCGCTGACCGAGCCGCTCACGCGCCCGCCCGTGGTGGGTTACCTGTTCGACGGCTTCACCGACCCCACGCCCTATGTCCCCACCGTCGCCATTGATACCGATGAGGTCATGGAGCGCAAGATCGACATGGTCCACTGCCATGTGTCGCAGATGTACGAGTGGCTGCCGTACAACGGGGGCGTGCTGGACCAGGTGCCCGAGAGCGACGCCGAGCGGCGGGCGATGACTGCCCGCAACATGCATGCGCGCTTCGGCCACACCGCCGACGCCGCGCGCGAGACACTCCTCCGCTGCTACGGCCCCGCACGCGGCGCGCAGGTGAAGACCGCCGAGACGATCATGATCTCCCAGTACGGGCGGGGGCTGAGCGAAGCCGACTGGCCGCGCTACTTCCCTTTCTTCCCACCGCGTGAGCCATGA
- a CDS encoding PEP-CTERM sorting domain-containing protein (PEP-CTERM proteins occur, often in large numbers, in the proteomes of bacteria that also encode an exosortase, a predicted intramembrane cysteine proteinase. The presence of a PEP-CTERM domain at a protein's C-terminus predicts cleavage within the sorting domain, followed by covalent anchoring to some some component of the (usually Gram-negative) cell surface. Many PEP-CTERM proteins exhibit an unusual sequence composition that includes large numbers of potential glycosylation sites. Expression of one such protein has been shown restore the ability of a bacterium to form floc, a type of biofilm.): MTIPRLLVLVAVGFCVCSVSQAAFMFDWSSTQPHKVYATDPTGDQSGGGSGSDIVAFWWGQDDQYTYFRLDLDVQPSVASHGDMYGIYIDARTGVSGSATNYMPTELSSEGIDIVLINDFVHDLDGGSQVLRWDTGSSSWVSLGTVTFYEQADGGNYAAEWRIPTSALAASGETISFWGGVTNLGSPATTLDVTGEGITPEPTTLALLGLGLGGLVLRRRRRD; encoded by the coding sequence ATGACCATACCGCGACTGCTGGTCTTGGTGGCCGTTGGGTTTTGCGTCTGCAGTGTCTCGCAGGCCGCCTTCATGTTCGACTGGAGTTCGACGCAGCCGCACAAGGTGTATGCCACCGACCCCACGGGCGATCAGAGCGGTGGTGGCTCCGGCAGCGACATCGTCGCGTTCTGGTGGGGCCAGGACGACCAGTACACCTATTTCCGTCTGGACCTCGACGTCCAGCCGTCAGTGGCCAGCCATGGCGACATGTACGGCATCTACATTGACGCCCGCACCGGCGTCAGCGGCAGCGCCACGAACTACATGCCCACCGAGCTCAGCAGCGAGGGCATTGACATCGTGCTGATCAATGATTTCGTGCACGACCTGGATGGCGGGTCCCAGGTGCTGCGTTGGGACACCGGCAGTTCCAGCTGGGTCTCCCTTGGCACGGTCACCTTCTACGAACAGGCCGATGGTGGCAACTACGCCGCTGAGTGGCGCATCCCGACCTCCGCCCTGGCGGCCTCGGGCGAGACCATCTCCTTCTGGGGCGGGGTAACGAACCTGGGCAGCCCGGCCACAACACTCGACGTCACCGGCGAGGGCATCACCCCCGAGCCGACCACCCTCGCGCTGCTGGGGCTGGGTCTCGGCGGCCTCGTTCTGCGACGGCGGCGGAGGGACTGA
- a CDS encoding glycosyltransferase 87 family protein produces the protein MSCRTRQSLCSLAGWVALALLTQAVPLLLWRLGRPIWSYDFPLDQGFVCGGLLLVAVVCAYCLRRRGLLRRGVAPRELLPLLPLLGWIVVTCHYLTLTSPSPPVHWDYERYQLAGEAVLAGSSPYGSGYLYSPVPAQMWELGYLLVARAAAHAPGGAAGLDIAAALFSFYNYLQALLIGLAYVLAYRFARRLQFGRTWAACLCAGLFLMSAPLVVLLRQGQVDLWVLIPLLAALLLEERQPFAAGAAAALALFVKPYTVALLPCWVRDRRWSAVAGMAVGGAVLGGLSLLAGGTSLWRQALWHSLHFPRGTRPDDNGLHAVIYNLVRLATHSADLAARLTPPLFGVAAVLVLLWIGSRIVARERQLPQSEGSDTRFWRGCGLSLDLIALLLVLAPVAWAHHYVLAIPIALWALRCGPRRSLALPVLACLLIFAVPHLDVFPVSVSRLLGLLLLLCSTRLLPSAAPPEAADV, from the coding sequence ATGTCGTGTCGCACACGTCAGTCGTTGTGCTCACTGGCGGGCTGGGTCGCCCTGGCCCTGTTGACCCAGGCCGTCCCGTTGCTGCTGTGGCGCCTGGGCCGCCCCATATGGTCGTACGACTTCCCTCTGGACCAGGGCTTCGTGTGTGGCGGCCTGCTGCTCGTCGCGGTCGTCTGCGCGTACTGTCTCCGGCGCAGGGGGCTGCTGCGCCGGGGCGTGGCGCCCCGCGAGCTGCTCCCGCTGCTGCCCCTGCTGGGGTGGATCGTCGTCACCTGCCACTACCTGACCCTCACCTCGCCGTCGCCGCCGGTGCACTGGGACTACGAGCGCTACCAACTGGCCGGCGAGGCGGTCCTGGCGGGCAGCAGCCCCTACGGCAGCGGCTACCTCTACTCCCCGGTGCCCGCGCAGATGTGGGAGCTGGGCTACCTGCTGGTCGCGCGCGCGGCCGCCCACGCCCCGGGGGGCGCGGCGGGCCTGGACATCGCGGCCGCCCTGTTCAGCTTCTACAACTACCTGCAGGCGCTCCTGATCGGTCTGGCGTACGTCCTGGCCTATCGCTTCGCCCGGCGCCTGCAGTTCGGTCGCACGTGGGCGGCCTGCCTGTGTGCGGGCCTGTTCCTGATGTCGGCCCCGCTGGTGGTGCTGCTGCGCCAGGGCCAGGTAGACCTGTGGGTGCTGATCCCCCTGCTGGCCGCGCTGCTGCTCGAGGAGCGCCAGCCGTTCGCGGCCGGGGCAGCGGCGGCGCTCGCGCTGTTCGTCAAGCCGTATACTGTCGCGCTGCTGCCGTGCTGGGTGCGTGACCGACGGTGGTCAGCCGTGGCGGGCATGGCGGTTGGCGGGGCGGTGCTGGGCGGCCTGTCCCTCCTGGCGGGCGGGACGAGTCTGTGGCGCCAGGCGCTGTGGCACAGCCTGCACTTCCCCCGCGGCACGCGGCCCGACGACAACGGCCTGCACGCGGTCATCTACAACCTCGTGCGCCTCGCGACCCATAGCGCGGACCTCGCCGCGCGCCTGACGCCGCCGCTCTTCGGCGTGGCCGCCGTCCTGGTGCTGCTGTGGATCGGTTCGCGGATCGTGGCCCGCGAGCGGCAGCTACCCCAGAGCGAGGGCAGCGACACCCGCTTCTGGCGCGGCTGTGGCCTCAGCCTGGACCTGATCGCCCTGCTGTTGGTGCTCGCCCCCGTGGCCTGGGCTCACCACTACGTGTTGGCGATCCCGATTGCCCTGTGGGCACTGCGCTGCGGACCGCGCCGCAGCCTGGCGCTCCCCGTCCTCGCCTGCCTCCTCATCTTCGCCGTGCCCCATCTGGACGTCTTCCCCGTGAGCGTCAGTCGCCTGCTGGGGCTGCTCCTGCTGCTCTGCAGCACGCGCCTGCTGCCGTCGGCCGCGCCGCCGGAGGCCGCTGACGTCTGA
- a CDS encoding ribonuclease HII gives MPEESTERLRGRSRRTPPAAPKRLELEAWSRGLRYVAGVDEVGRGPLAGPVVAAAVIFPPDVHIPHVTDSKLLRPEEREELAERIRAEALAWGVGLVPAPLIDAINILRATHVAMREAIRSLDPAPEMLLVDGRALPDIEFPQVHVIGGDRRSFVIAAASILAKTHRDRIMEHLDALYPQYGFAGHKGYASAEHLRAIGEHGPCPAHRLSFSPFAGEAQGVLEFGEDEG, from the coding sequence ATGCCTGAGGAGAGCACGGAGAGACTGCGCGGACGGTCCCGGCGGACGCCGCCGGCGGCACCCAAGCGGCTGGAGTTGGAGGCCTGGAGCCGGGGGCTGCGCTACGTCGCGGGTGTGGATGAGGTGGGACGCGGACCGTTGGCCGGGCCGGTCGTCGCCGCGGCTGTGATCTTCCCCCCGGACGTGCACATCCCGCACGTGACGGACTCCAAGCTGCTGCGGCCGGAGGAGCGCGAGGAGCTGGCCGAGCGCATCCGCGCGGAGGCGCTGGCGTGGGGCGTGGGGCTGGTGCCCGCGCCGCTGATCGATGCCATCAACATCCTGCGGGCGACCCATGTGGCCATGCGGGAGGCCATCCGGTCGCTCGATCCGGCGCCCGAGATGCTGCTGGTGGACGGCCGGGCGCTGCCGGACATCGAGTTCCCCCAGGTCCATGTCATCGGCGGCGACCGGCGCAGCTTCGTCATCGCCGCCGCCTCGATCCTGGCCAAGACACACCGCGACCGGATCATGGAGCACCTCGACGCGCTGTACCCCCAATACGGCTTCGCCGGCCACAAGGGCTATGCCAGCGCCGAGCACCTGCGGGCGATCGGCGAGCACGGTCCCTGCCCGGCGCACCGGCTGAGCTTCTCACCGTTCGCCGGGGAGGCGCAGGGGGTGCTGGAGTTCGGGGAGGACGAGGGGTAG